The following coding sequences lie in one Halogeometricum rufum genomic window:
- the citZ gene encoding citrate synthase, with product MSDDLKRGLEGVLVAESELSFIDGDAGELVYRGYAIEDLARDASYEEVVYLLWHGELPTREQLDEFSSTMAEERELDDGVLDEIRALAEADEVPMAALRTVVSSLSAYDDDADHEDVTDLDANVRKGRRITAKIPTALAAFNRLRNGEDVVSPRQDLGHAENFLYMLNGEEPDDVLAETFDMALVLHADHGLNASTFSAKVTASTLSDLHSAVTSAVGTLAGSLHGGANANVMKMLKEIDESDKDPKKWVTDALEEGRRVPGFGHRVYNVKDPRAKILGEKSEALGEAAGDMKWYDYSVAIEEYIGEEKGLAPNVDFYSASTYYQMGIPVDIYTPIFAMSRVGGWIAHVIEQYEDNRLIRPRARYVGEEDLTLTPIDER from the coding sequence ATGTCAGACGACCTGAAGCGGGGTCTGGAAGGCGTTCTCGTTGCCGAGTCCGAACTGAGCTTCATCGACGGGGACGCCGGCGAACTCGTGTATCGCGGGTACGCCATCGAAGACCTCGCCCGAGACGCTTCGTACGAAGAAGTCGTCTACCTCCTCTGGCACGGGGAGCTACCGACGCGCGAACAGTTGGACGAGTTCTCGTCCACGATGGCGGAGGAGCGCGAACTCGACGACGGCGTGCTCGACGAGATTCGGGCGCTCGCCGAGGCCGACGAGGTGCCGATGGCGGCGTTGCGGACCGTCGTCTCGTCGCTGTCGGCGTACGACGACGACGCGGACCACGAGGACGTGACGGACCTCGACGCGAACGTCCGCAAGGGGCGGCGCATCACGGCGAAGATTCCGACGGCGCTGGCGGCGTTCAATCGCCTGCGGAACGGCGAGGACGTGGTGAGTCCGCGCCAGGACCTCGGCCACGCGGAGAACTTTCTCTACATGCTCAACGGCGAGGAACCGGACGACGTGCTGGCGGAGACGTTCGACATGGCACTCGTCCTGCACGCCGACCACGGCCTGAACGCCTCGACGTTCTCGGCCAAGGTGACCGCCTCGACGCTCTCGGACCTGCACAGCGCGGTCACGTCGGCCGTCGGCACCCTCGCGGGGTCGCTGCACGGCGGCGCGAACGCGAACGTGATGAAGATGCTCAAGGAGATAGACGAGAGCGACAAAGACCCGAAGAAGTGGGTCACGGACGCCCTCGAAGAGGGCCGCCGCGTCCCCGGGTTCGGCCACCGCGTCTACAACGTCAAGGACCCGCGCGCGAAGATTCTCGGCGAGAAGTCCGAGGCACTCGGCGAGGCCGCCGGCGACATGAAGTGGTACGACTACTCGGTCGCCATCGAGGAGTACATCGGCGAGGAGAAGGGCCTCGCGCCGAACGTGGACTTCTACTCCGCCTCGACGTACTACCAGATGGGCATCCCCGTGGACATCTACACGCCCATCTTCGCCATGTCCCGCGTCGGCGGGTGGATAGCGCACGTCATCGAACAGTACGAGGACAACCGCCTCATCCGACCGCGCGCGCGCTACGTCGGCGAGGAGGACCTGACGCTCACGCCGATAGACGAGCGGTAG
- the ilvA gene encoding threonine ammonia-lyase, with translation MISLADIEAARDRIEGVAKHTPLDYSHTFSDMTGAAVYLKLENNQRTGSFKIRGALNRITTLSEAEKDAGVVTASAGNHAQGVALAATRAGVDSKVVMPEHAPISKVKATRRYGAETVLHGADYDEAQAKAHEIEERENRTYVHAFDDDYVMAGQGTIGLEIAEDCPDVETVVVPIGGGGLISGVATAVKERLGDVRVVGVQAEGASSVAQSLEKGSVQELDSVNTVADGIATRRVGDKPFEVIQRYVDEVVTVSDEEIAVSLTYLLERSKTLVEGAGAVPIAALLFEKFDFAPDEVVVPALCGGNIDMNQLTTVVMRGLVETGRYLKVRTVLRDRPGALHDLLAIIADAQANIYAIRHDRTSREIGMNETDVELDLETRGHDHVEDLLGALREKGYRVEVLV, from the coding sequence ATGATTTCGCTCGCCGACATCGAGGCGGCCCGGGACCGAATCGAGGGGGTCGCGAAGCACACACCGCTGGACTACTCACACACGTTCTCCGACATGACCGGCGCCGCGGTCTATCTGAAACTGGAGAACAACCAGCGCACCGGGTCGTTCAAGATTCGCGGCGCGCTGAACCGCATCACGACGCTGTCGGAGGCGGAGAAGGACGCGGGCGTCGTCACCGCGAGTGCCGGCAACCACGCGCAGGGCGTCGCCCTCGCGGCGACGCGTGCGGGCGTCGATTCGAAGGTCGTGATGCCCGAACACGCGCCCATCTCGAAGGTGAAGGCGACGCGGCGGTACGGCGCGGAGACGGTCCTCCACGGCGCGGACTACGACGAGGCGCAGGCGAAGGCGCACGAGATAGAGGAACGGGAGAACCGCACCTACGTCCACGCGTTCGACGACGACTACGTGATGGCCGGTCAGGGGACCATCGGGCTGGAGATAGCCGAGGACTGCCCCGACGTGGAGACGGTCGTCGTCCCCATCGGGGGCGGCGGCCTCATCTCCGGCGTCGCCACGGCCGTCAAGGAGCGACTCGGCGACGTGCGCGTCGTCGGCGTGCAGGCGGAGGGGGCGTCGAGCGTCGCCCAGTCACTGGAGAAGGGGTCGGTGCAGGAACTCGACAGCGTGAACACCGTCGCCGACGGCATCGCCACCCGTCGCGTCGGCGACAAGCCCTTCGAGGTCATCCAGCGGTACGTCGACGAGGTGGTGACCGTCTCCGACGAGGAGATAGCCGTCTCCCTCACGTACCTGCTGGAACGCTCGAAGACGCTGGTCGAGGGGGCGGGCGCCGTCCCCATCGCCGCCCTCCTGTTCGAGAAGTTCGACTTCGCGCCGGACGAAGTCGTCGTCCCCGCCCTCTGCGGCGGCAACATCGACATGAACCAGCTCACCACCGTCGTGATGCGGGGCCTCGTGGAGACGGGGCGCTACCTGAAGGTGCGGACGGTCCTGCGGGACCGCCCCGGCGCCCTGCACGACCTGCTGGCGATAATCGCCGACGCGCAGGCGAACATCTACGCCATCCGCCACGACCGCACCTCCCGCGAGATAGGCATGAACGAGACGGACGTCGAACTCGACCTGGAGACGCGCGGCCACGACCACGTCGAGGACCTCCTCGGCGCCCTCCGCGAGAAGGGCTACCGCGTGGAAGTCCTCGTCTGA
- a CDS encoding helix-turn-helix domain-containing protein: protein MSLVADFSLPRSELLLEGVPSDWTGRVEFERFVPASPDPLPFVRVRGDREAFAASARADSAVASLTERDVTSSWTRYRLAWTPDARRSIRRLFGDPVVLEAVAVRDWTFCVRFPEFAHVAAFRETAETSGYPLELHRLREESRTEDAATDLTDLQRETLALAIRRGYFEVPRSATLSDLAAELGVSKQAVSERLRRALALLARDAVGESPSR from the coding sequence GTGAGTCTCGTCGCCGACTTCTCGCTCCCTCGGAGTGAACTCCTCCTCGAAGGCGTCCCCAGCGACTGGACGGGTCGCGTGGAGTTCGAACGGTTCGTCCCCGCGTCGCCGGACCCGCTCCCGTTCGTCAGAGTCCGCGGCGACAGGGAGGCGTTCGCCGCCTCGGCACGCGCGGACTCGGCGGTGGCGTCGCTCACCGAGCGAGACGTGACGTCGTCGTGGACGCGCTACCGCCTCGCGTGGACGCCGGACGCTCGGCGCTCGATTCGGCGACTGTTCGGCGACCCCGTGGTTCTGGAGGCCGTCGCCGTCAGGGACTGGACGTTCTGCGTCCGCTTCCCCGAGTTCGCCCACGTGGCCGCCTTCCGCGAGACGGCCGAGACGTCTGGGTACCCGCTGGAACTCCACCGCCTGCGCGAGGAGTCGCGGACCGAGGACGCGGCGACGGACCTGACCGACCTCCAGCGAGAGACGCTGGCGCTGGCGATTCGGCGGGGGTACTTCGAGGTGCCGCGGTCGGCGACGCTGTCGGACCTCGCCGCGGAACTCGGCGTCTCGAAACAGGCCGTCTCCGAACGACTCCGCCGCGCCCTCGCACTCCTCGCCCGGGACGCCGTGGGTGAGTCCCCCTCTCGGTGA
- a CDS encoding gamma-glutamylcyclotransferase family protein, translated as MPSFFVYGTLTDADRADELLDDWSFGPDARVDGLHRVEGRYPTLVPGGSVSGRLLRTDEVTTLDRYEGVASGLYVRVELPRTDGGRAFVYVGDAARLGVRSAGKDESADAGWPGDGDLRTRVERYRSANSVVVEPTDAGHDE; from the coding sequence ATGCCCTCGTTCTTCGTCTACGGGACGCTGACGGACGCCGACCGAGCGGACGAACTGCTCGACGACTGGTCGTTCGGGCCGGACGCCCGCGTCGACGGACTCCACCGCGTCGAGGGGCGGTATCCGACGCTCGTACCCGGCGGGTCGGTGTCGGGTCGCCTCCTCCGCACCGACGAGGTGACGACGCTGGACCGGTACGAGGGCGTCGCCTCCGGCCTGTACGTCCGAGTCGAACTCCCCCGGACCGACGGCGGCCGGGCGTTCGTCTACGTCGGCGACGCGGCCCGTCTCGGCGTTCGCTCCGCCGGCAAAGACGAGAGCGCCGACGCCGGGTGGCCGGGCGACGGTGACCTTCGAACCCGGGTCGAACGCTATCGCTCCGCGAACTCGGTCGTCGTCGAACCGACGGACGCCGGGCACGACGAGTGA
- a CDS encoding HalOD1 output domain-containing protein, which yields MTTPASGSSDGIVAGGRLDVRLVRRIARTLDRDPMDLPPLAWEVDLDALSTLATNGHVSITFEYEGCDVRIHKDGTVSISIDDADADTASA from the coding sequence GTGACGACCCCCGCGTCCGGGTCGTCAGACGGTATCGTCGCGGGCGGCCGCCTCGACGTTCGTCTCGTCCGACGAATCGCGCGAACGCTCGACCGAGACCCGATGGACCTCCCGCCGTTGGCGTGGGAGGTAGACCTGGACGCGCTCTCGACGCTGGCGACGAACGGGCACGTGAGCATCACCTTCGAGTACGAGGGATGCGACGTTCGTATCCACAAGGACGGCACCGTCTCCATCTCCATCGACGACGCGGACGCCGACACCGCCTCGGCGTAG
- a CDS encoding cytochrome ubiquinol oxidase subunit I, with amino-acid sequence MIDPVLASRLQFALTTIVHIIFPVMSMGLAPFLVYFTWKDIRSEDPVYEQLRRFWTKIFAVSFVVGTVTGIVLEFEFGTNFAAFSAFTGELFGGPLATEGMMAFMLEATFLGVFVFGREKVSDALYMVSAVAVGLGTWLSAVWILVANSWMQTPRGFEVVTKNGQPIISLVDPIAAYANPRFPWMFVHMQNAAVLSVALFMAGVAAYYVFRHHHWGYPVKNVAFWETTLKIAIVVLVVTAPLQVVHGDAYGRHVAETQPQKFAAMEAVWETESYVPEYIVAVPTNLEDLTNPRAKELFGLGIPGGASWLASGGDPTATITGLNEFETEAPPVAIVFWSFRIMVGLGFWFVLLAFWAAYRWWRGQLREDDLLHKSLMASSLLGILAVEVGWIVTEVGRQPWVVQGVMRTSDGVSPGLAGFEATLTLAGFALVYLGLLTLYTYVVARIIRGGPPTVTGHTQATLDETAAAAGDD; translated from the coding sequence ATGATAGACCCAGTTCTCGCAAGTCGACTGCAGTTCGCGCTGACGACCATCGTACACATCATCTTCCCGGTGATGAGCATGGGCCTCGCACCGTTCCTCGTCTACTTCACGTGGAAAGACATCCGCTCCGAGGACCCGGTGTACGAGCAGTTGCGGCGGTTCTGGACGAAGATATTCGCCGTCTCGTTCGTCGTCGGCACCGTGACGGGCATCGTCCTGGAGTTCGAGTTCGGGACGAACTTCGCCGCGTTCTCGGCGTTCACCGGCGAACTGTTCGGCGGACCGCTGGCGACAGAGGGGATGATGGCGTTCATGCTGGAGGCGACGTTCCTCGGCGTGTTCGTCTTCGGCCGCGAGAAGGTGTCCGACGCGCTCTACATGGTGTCCGCCGTCGCCGTCGGCCTCGGGACGTGGCTGTCGGCGGTGTGGATTCTCGTCGCCAACTCCTGGATGCAGACGCCGCGCGGGTTCGAGGTGGTGACGAAGAACGGTCAGCCCATCATCTCGCTGGTGGACCCCATCGCCGCCTACGCCAACCCGCGATTCCCCTGGATGTTCGTCCACATGCAGAACGCCGCCGTCCTCTCCGTCGCCCTGTTCATGGCCGGCGTCGCCGCCTACTACGTCTTCCGACACCACCACTGGGGCTACCCGGTGAAGAACGTCGCCTTCTGGGAGACGACGCTGAAGATAGCCATCGTCGTCCTCGTCGTCACGGCGCCGTTGCAGGTCGTCCACGGCGACGCCTACGGGCGGCACGTCGCGGAGACGCAACCGCAGAAGTTCGCCGCGATGGAGGCCGTCTGGGAGACCGAGAGCTACGTCCCCGAGTACATCGTCGCGGTGCCGACGAACCTCGAAGACCTGACGAACCCCCGCGCCAAGGAACTGTTCGGACTCGGCATCCCCGGCGGCGCGTCGTGGCTGGCAAGCGGGGGCGACCCCACGGCCACCATCACCGGGTTGAACGAGTTCGAGACGGAGGCGCCGCCGGTGGCCATCGTCTTCTGGTCCTTCCGCATCATGGTCGGACTCGGCTTCTGGTTCGTCCTGCTGGCGTTCTGGGCCGCCTACCGGTGGTGGCGGGGGCAACTCCGCGAAGACGACCTGTTGCACAAGTCGCTGATGGCGTCGTCGCTGCTCGGCATCCTCGCCGTCGAGGTGGGGTGGATCGTCACCGAGGTCGGTCGACAGCCGTGGGTGGTGCAGGGGGTGATGAGGACGTCCGACGGAGTCTCGCCCGGCCTGGCCGGCTTCGAGGCGACGCTGACGCTCGCCGGGTTCGCCCTCGTCTACCTCGGACTGCTGACGCTCTACACGTACGTCGTCGCCCGCATCATCCGGGGCGGGCCGCCGACGGTGACGGGGCACACGCAGGCGACGCTCGACGAGACGGCCGCCGCCGCGGGGGACGACTGA
- a CDS encoding Rid family detoxifying hydrolase, translating to MKRTISTDEAPAAVGAYSQATTNGSVLFTAGQIPLTPEGELLDDEDIATQTAQSLDNVMAILESEGAGAGDVLKVNVYLADIDDFEEMNETYATYFDEEPPARSAVEVGNLPKGVGVEIEAIADVADK from the coding sequence ATGAAACGAACCATCAGCACGGACGAGGCGCCCGCCGCAGTCGGCGCGTACAGTCAGGCGACGACGAACGGGTCCGTCCTGTTCACGGCGGGGCAGATTCCGCTGACCCCCGAGGGCGAACTCCTCGACGACGAGGACATCGCGACGCAGACGGCGCAGTCGCTGGACAACGTGATGGCCATCCTCGAATCGGAGGGGGCCGGCGCGGGTGACGTCCTGAAGGTGAACGTCTACCTCGCCGACATCGACGACTTCGAGGAGATGAACGAGACGTACGCGACGTACTTCGACGAGGAACCGCCGGCGCGAAGCGCCGTCGAGGTGGGCAACCTGCCGAAGGGCGTCGGCGTCGAGATAGAGGCCATCGCCGACGTGGCCGACAAGTAG
- a CDS encoding DUF7536 family protein, giving the protein MRSRPLRASVSDEVPGRPPQRGLAHALHVSRNAKVGALAGVGLAVGAYAFRVLELFGPFAGTREYPVLGPEGWFAVLAFVLASATALLVTAVLTLVSAYRLLKEV; this is encoded by the coding sequence ATGCGCTCTCGGCCGCTACGGGCGAGCGTGAGCGACGAGGTTCCGGGGCGGCCGCCGCAACGCGGACTCGCCCACGCGTTACACGTCTCGCGGAACGCCAAAGTCGGCGCACTCGCGGGTGTCGGACTCGCCGTCGGTGCCTACGCGTTCCGCGTCCTCGAACTGTTCGGCCCGTTCGCCGGGACGCGCGAGTACCCCGTCCTCGGCCCCGAGGGCTGGTTCGCCGTCCTCGCGTTCGTCCTCGCGTCCGCGACGGCGCTTCTGGTGACGGCGGTCCTGACGCTCGTCTCCGCGTACAGACTGCTGAAAGAGGTGTGA
- a CDS encoding MATE family efflux transporter, which produces MNGGRLRDVWTRVFALAWPVMAEQTTRTLMRTVDIVVTAALSPAAVVAIGLADLFARFPLRIGLGLGGAAIALSSQDTGSGADANRDEAVTQALLVAFLVGVPFVLVGVLFGETAVGLFPASDDAVRLGGTYLAVVFATAPARLVALVAARSLQGLGDTLTPMYVNVVANVVNVSLSVGLGFGLLGLPRLEVFGVGLATSAANALSATLLVAAVYRPESPVTFARPTDATIGAQLVRVSLPRVAEGFAAELAEFPFNALLLSFGDVANAGFQIGRRVYQQVTGPLVRGYNTAASILVGQALGRGDPATARYEGWATAVLALGTVGVVGLLLVVFADPVVAVLGFGGSGEALTYAAEFAVVYGLSAPLLALFVALSGALQGAGATRIPFVARLTGMFGFFVGLSYVAVEVLGTGLVGVYVGVFAAYAWMGLFVFVAFRYADWAGTAAGLLRERGSIEGDD; this is translated from the coding sequence ATGAACGGCGGGCGACTCCGCGACGTCTGGACGCGAGTGTTCGCACTCGCGTGGCCCGTGATGGCCGAACAGACGACGCGGACGCTCATGCGCACCGTGGACATCGTCGTGACGGCCGCGCTCTCGCCCGCCGCCGTCGTCGCCATCGGCCTCGCGGACCTGTTCGCTCGTTTCCCCCTCCGCATCGGCCTCGGACTCGGCGGGGCCGCCATCGCCCTCTCCAGTCAGGACACCGGCAGCGGTGCCGACGCCAACCGCGACGAGGCGGTGACGCAGGCTCTCCTCGTCGCCTTCCTCGTCGGCGTCCCGTTCGTCCTCGTCGGCGTCCTGTTCGGCGAGACGGCCGTGGGTCTGTTCCCCGCCAGCGACGACGCCGTCCGCCTCGGCGGCACCTACCTCGCCGTCGTCTTCGCCACCGCGCCCGCCAGACTCGTCGCCCTCGTCGCCGCCCGGTCGTTACAGGGCCTCGGCGACACGCTGACGCCGATGTACGTGAACGTCGTCGCCAACGTCGTCAACGTCTCCCTCTCGGTCGGACTCGGGTTCGGCCTCCTCGGCCTGCCCCGACTGGAGGTGTTCGGCGTCGGCCTCGCCACCTCGGCGGCGAACGCTCTCTCGGCCACCCTCCTCGTCGCCGCCGTCTACCGCCCCGAGTCGCCGGTGACGTTCGCGCGGCCGACGGACGCGACCATCGGCGCGCAACTCGTCCGCGTCAGCCTCCCCCGCGTCGCCGAGGGGTTCGCCGCCGAACTCGCGGAGTTCCCGTTCAACGCCCTCCTGCTATCGTTCGGGGACGTGGCGAACGCCGGCTTCCAGATCGGACGCCGCGTCTACCAGCAGGTGACGGGACCGCTCGTCCGCGGTTACAACACCGCCGCGAGCATCCTCGTCGGACAGGCACTCGGCCGAGGCGATCCGGCGACGGCCCGGTACGAGGGGTGGGCGACGGCCGTCCTCGCTCTCGGCACCGTCGGCGTCGTCGGTCTCCTCCTCGTCGTCTTCGCCGACCCGGTGGTGGCCGTTCTCGGCTTCGGCGGGTCGGGCGAGGCGCTCACCTACGCCGCCGAGTTCGCGGTCGTCTACGGCCTCTCCGCGCCGCTTCTCGCCCTGTTCGTCGCGCTCTCCGGCGCGTTGCAGGGCGCGGGGGCGACGCGCATCCCCTTCGTCGCCCGCCTCACGGGGATGTTCGGCTTCTTCGTCGGCCTCTCGTACGTCGCCGTCGAGGTCCTCGGTACGGGCCTCGTCGGCGTCTACGTCGGCGTCTTCGCCGCCTACGCGTGGATGGGTCTCTTCGTCTTCGTCGCGTTCCGGTACGCCGACTGGGCGGGGACGGCGGCGGGACTCCTCCGAGAGCGAGGAAGCATCGAGGGCGACGACTGA
- the cydB gene encoding cytochrome d ubiquinol oxidase subunit II translates to MPAFASPLPLQTYGLADGPLFGLPLPEIWFGLVFFMLGTFLFLDGFDFGVGAIFATRDDEEEREQLLSAIGPFWDGNEVWLVVFGGALFAAFPSVYADLFSRNYLLMFAILGALILRGLAPEMYEQRHDEAWQRWWGRAFVAGSVLAPFFLGVFAANWLLGATTILSVASVVVGVAVVALTVVSGAAFLGLKTRGSLRGETARYGTPALAAYLGLVVVAVAYLLVTRPGMRPALLAPASLGLVGLSALLGVAYVAAMRRERYVLALAAAAGLTYGLVTLVAALLYPLVDPVTGLTLSAGIVSTLPLNLMSIASALLLPLIFVYFAVLYSTFRGPVEAGESYAGD, encoded by the coding sequence ATGCCCGCGTTCGCGTCGCCCCTGCCGCTCCAGACGTACGGGCTGGCCGACGGTCCGCTGTTCGGCCTCCCCCTGCCCGAGATATGGTTCGGGCTGGTGTTCTTCATGCTCGGGACGTTCCTGTTCCTCGACGGCTTCGACTTCGGCGTCGGCGCCATCTTCGCCACGCGCGACGACGAGGAGGAGCGAGAGCAGTTGCTGTCGGCCATCGGCCCGTTCTGGGACGGCAACGAGGTGTGGCTGGTCGTCTTCGGCGGCGCGCTGTTCGCCGCGTTCCCGTCCGTGTACGCGGACCTGTTCAGCCGGAACTACCTGCTGATGTTCGCCATCCTCGGCGCACTCATCCTGCGCGGCCTCGCCCCCGAGATGTACGAGCAACGGCACGACGAGGCGTGGCAGCGCTGGTGGGGGCGGGCGTTCGTCGCCGGCAGCGTCCTCGCGCCGTTCTTCCTCGGCGTCTTCGCGGCGAACTGGCTGCTCGGCGCGACGACGATTCTCTCCGTCGCCTCCGTCGTCGTCGGCGTCGCCGTCGTCGCCCTCACCGTCGTCAGCGGGGCGGCGTTCCTCGGGCTGAAGACGCGCGGGTCGCTCCGCGGGGAGACGGCCCGGTACGGGACCCCAGCGCTCGCCGCCTACCTCGGCCTCGTCGTCGTCGCCGTCGCCTACCTGCTCGTCACCCGGCCGGGGATGCGGCCCGCGCTTCTCGCGCCCGCGTCGCTCGGACTCGTCGGCCTGAGCGCCCTCCTCGGCGTCGCCTACGTCGCGGCGATGCGGCGCGAGCGATACGTCCTCGCCCTCGCCGCCGCCGCGGGTCTGACGTACGGGCTGGTCACACTCGTGGCCGCGCTGCTCTACCCCCTCGTGGACCCGGTGACGGGGCTGACGCTGTCGGCGGGCATCGTCTCGACGCTCCCGCTGAACCTCATGAGCATCGCCTCTGCGCTCCTGCTCCCCCTGATATTCGTCTACTTCGCCGTCCTCTACTCGACGTTCCGCGGCCCCGTCGAGGCGGGCGAGTCGTACGCCGGCGACTGA
- a CDS encoding potassium channel family protein: MNPEDVEYEPVSVKEVLAEMKDTAELLIDLSFSAVLNGSDDIAREVLELEERMDVLKLQGRMSLLMAARTPEDAEQLASVLGVVGAAEKIANAAGDIAKVVLEDIGLPDAIRSALPEAAEMLVRATVVADSDYCGRSLADVNMETETGVRVIAIRRQSVTGKRRWILNPNRETTIQADDVLLLRGPQTGVATVFETATTAPYELPETHDPPIEDLERAVDSIILMKDMSELAVDLAYGSVLFDSEDVAEEVEELEAEVDALKSRFEAWVLQAAQRVDDPVQLRGLVHIASATEVISDAALEISEGVLRGIDAHPVVAAAVEESDEIIVRLHVGGESSLANETLGDRMVKTETGMRVIAVRRADGSEWVVQPGPTTALHPGDALIAKGTRAGAERLGELLDDPQAFEE, from the coding sequence ATGAACCCCGAGGACGTGGAGTACGAACCGGTGAGCGTCAAGGAGGTGCTCGCCGAGATGAAAGACACGGCGGAACTCCTCATCGACCTCTCGTTCTCCGCGGTCCTCAACGGGAGCGACGACATCGCCCGCGAGGTGCTGGAACTGGAGGAGCGGATGGACGTGCTGAAACTGCAGGGACGGATGAGCCTGCTCATGGCCGCCCGCACGCCCGAGGACGCCGAGCAACTCGCCTCCGTCCTCGGCGTCGTCGGCGCGGCGGAGAAGATAGCCAACGCCGCGGGCGACATCGCCAAGGTGGTGCTGGAGGACATCGGCCTCCCGGACGCGATTCGCTCGGCCCTCCCGGAGGCGGCGGAGATGCTCGTCCGCGCCACCGTCGTCGCCGACTCCGACTACTGCGGTCGGTCGCTGGCCGACGTGAACATGGAGACGGAGACGGGCGTGCGCGTCATCGCCATCCGTCGGCAGTCGGTGACCGGCAAGCGCCGGTGGATACTCAACCCGAACCGCGAGACGACGATACAGGCCGACGACGTCCTCCTCCTCCGCGGCCCGCAGACGGGCGTCGCGACGGTGTTCGAGACGGCGACGACCGCCCCGTACGAACTGCCCGAGACGCACGACCCGCCCATCGAGGACCTCGAACGCGCCGTGGACTCCATCATCCTGATGAAGGACATGAGCGAACTCGCCGTGGACCTCGCCTACGGGTCGGTGCTGTTCGACTCCGAGGACGTGGCCGAGGAAGTCGAGGAACTGGAAGCCGAGGTGGACGCCCTGAAGTCGCGCTTCGAGGCGTGGGTGCTGCAGGCGGCCCAACGCGTCGACGACCCGGTCCAACTCCGCGGCCTCGTCCACATCGCCTCGGCGACGGAGGTCATCTCCGACGCCGCCCTCGAAATCTCCGAGGGCGTCCTCCGCGGTATCGACGCCCACCCCGTCGTCGCCGCCGCCGTCGAGGAGTCCGACGAGATTATCGTCCGCCTCCACGTCGGCGGTGAGAGTTCGCTGGCGAACGAGACGCTCGGCGACCGCATGGTGAAGACCGAGACGGGGATGCGCGTCATCGCCGTCCGCCGCGCGGACGGGAGCGAGTGGGTGGTCCAACCCGGTCCGACCACCGCGCTGCACCCCGGCGACGCCCTCATCGCGAAGGGCACCCGCGCGGGGGCCGAACGCCTCGGCGAACTCCTCGACGACCCGCAGGCGTTCGAGGAGTGA